A stretch of the uncultured Bacteroides sp. genome encodes the following:
- a CDS encoding acyl-CoA thioesterase, producing the protein MERLNFKHTIPIQLRFNDFDALGHVNNSVYFSFYDLGKTSYFNEVMPEMVSSNDVGVVIANIQVSFLLPVYPNENVAVQTAVVEIGNKSFKLFQQLINVDTNEVKCICQTVMVGFDAKTKATKLISDEWRKAMIDYEGRGDLSKTV; encoded by the coding sequence ATGGAAAGATTAAATTTTAAACACACGATTCCAATTCAATTGCGTTTTAATGACTTTGATGCATTAGGACATGTGAATAACTCGGTTTACTTCTCATTCTATGATTTGGGTAAGACTTCTTATTTTAATGAGGTGATGCCAGAAATGGTTTCCAGTAATGATGTTGGTGTAGTAATAGCAAACATTCAAGTAAGCTTTCTTTTACCTGTATATCCGAACGAGAATGTTGCTGTGCAAACGGCTGTAGTTGAAATAGGAAATAAAAGCTTTAAGCTGTTTCAGCAACTTATTAATGTTGACACAAATGAAGTAAAATGTATTTGCCAAACGGTGATGGTTGGTTTTGATGCGAAGACAAAAGCCACGAAACTTATTTCTGATGAATGGAGAAAGGCCATGATTGATTATGAAGGCAGAGGAGATCTTAGCAAAACTGTCTGA
- a CDS encoding DPP IV N-terminal domain-containing protein has protein sequence MKKLWIIGLLSLGTCMQAQVKSNGGYPITPVPFTAVKVTALSGNTLYAQGTVGDYQRAFSLRDNLKDKVFYSEVNPKWIGKTSQFWYIRNTPDGKIYVVTNAVKKNRNELFDHQKLAKLIASATSKAIDAKKLPILSLQVNPTLDSLRFIYNDYKWLYLKKKNQLKNEGKVEKPDSKYWNASDDERQGPPVISPNGKLTAFIKNQNVYVKDNQSGKEKALSLDGSPGEYYSAYISWSPDSKKVAAMKIRPAEQRYIYFVESSPTDQLQPKLHKREYTKPGDALPFKTPCAFDVESGKASIPSTEQFNSQFDVHGLEWSADSKNVMFEYNQRGHQIYRVLELSTETGAIKPIVEETSKTFINYNRYFRKNLANGDEVIWMSERDNWNHLYLYNRHTGEVKNQITKGEWYVREVINVDEENRQIIFSANGMVKDEDPYLIRYYRINFDGTGLTCLTPEEGMHQGTFSDNYNYFVDVYSMVNKAPVAVLRETKSGKVIMPLEKADITQLVKTGWIAPEPFVAKGRDGKTDIWGVIIRPTNFDPQKKYPILEYIYAGPGNQYTPKSFYPFLGFHSAIAELGFIVVQMDGMGTSFRSKSFEEIIYKNLKDAGLPDHMAWIKAAAQKYSYMNIDKVGIFGGSAGGQESTTATLFYPEFYKAAYSSCGCHDNRMDKIWWNEQWMGYPIGKEYQECSNVENAHLLKTPLMLVVGEMDDNVDPASTMQVVNALIKANKNFELVVLPGSNHTLGGEYGEHKRYDFFVKNLMGVNPPAWDSIKMK, from the coding sequence ATGAAGAAACTTTGGATTATAGGACTATTAAGTCTGGGCACATGTATGCAGGCTCAGGTAAAATCCAATGGAGGATATCCTATTACTCCGGTACCTTTTACAGCAGTCAAGGTAACCGCGCTTTCCGGCAACACACTTTATGCACAAGGCACTGTGGGAGACTACCAACGTGCCTTTTCTTTACGGGATAACCTGAAAGATAAAGTATTTTATTCTGAAGTAAATCCTAAATGGATTGGAAAAACCAGCCAATTCTGGTACATAAGAAACACTCCGGATGGGAAGATTTACGTTGTAACCAACGCAGTAAAAAAGAACAGAAATGAACTTTTCGATCATCAAAAACTAGCTAAACTTATAGCCTCAGCTACTTCAAAGGCTATAGATGCCAAAAAGCTTCCTATTCTATCGTTGCAAGTTAATCCCACTCTTGATTCTCTTCGATTCATTTATAACGATTACAAATGGCTTTATCTTAAAAAGAAGAATCAACTCAAGAACGAAGGCAAAGTAGAAAAACCTGATTCCAAATATTGGAATGCGAGCGATGATGAACGTCAGGGACCTCCGGTTATTTCACCTAACGGAAAACTTACCGCGTTCATTAAAAACCAGAATGTGTATGTAAAAGATAACCAATCAGGTAAAGAAAAGGCATTAAGTCTTGACGGTTCACCCGGAGAATATTATTCTGCATATATCAGTTGGTCACCCGATTCTAAGAAAGTTGCTGCGATGAAAATCCGTCCGGCAGAACAACGATACATCTATTTCGTAGAATCATCCCCTACTGACCAGCTGCAACCAAAGCTTCATAAAAGAGAATATACCAAGCCGGGAGATGCTCTTCCATTTAAAACGCCTTGTGCATTCGATGTGGAGAGCGGAAAAGCATCTATTCCTTCCACAGAACAATTCAACAGTCAGTTTGATGTGCACGGTTTGGAATGGAGTGCCGACAGTAAAAATGTGATGTTTGAATACAATCAGCGTGGACACCAGATTTACAGAGTTCTTGAGTTATCAACAGAAACCGGTGCTATAAAACCTATTGTTGAAGAAACAAGCAAAACATTCATAAACTACAATCGCTATTTCCGCAAGAATCTGGCTAATGGCGATGAAGTTATCTGGATGAGTGAAAGAGACAACTGGAATCATCTATACTTATATAACCGCCATACAGGTGAAGTAAAGAATCAGATTACCAAAGGAGAATGGTATGTCAGAGAAGTTATCAACGTAGATGAAGAAAACAGGCAGATCATCTTCTCGGCTAATGGAATGGTTAAAGATGAAGATCCATATTTGATTCGCTATTATCGCATCAATTTCGACGGAACCGGACTAACTTGTCTTACTCCCGAAGAAGGAATGCATCAGGGAACATTCTCGGATAACTATAATTATTTCGTAGATGTTTATTCAATGGTAAATAAGGCTCCTGTTGCTGTTCTAAGAGAGACAAAAAGCGGAAAGGTTATTATGCCACTTGAAAAAGCAGATATCACCCAGCTTGTAAAAACCGGATGGATAGCTCCCGAACCTTTTGTTGCAAAAGGAAGAGATGGCAAAACTGACATTTGGGGAGTAATAATACGCCCTACGAACTTTGATCCGCAAAAGAAATATCCTATTCTGGAATATATTTATGCAGGACCGGGAAATCAATATACTCCGAAATCTTTCTATCCGTTCTTAGGATTCCATTCTGCCATCGCAGAACTTGGATTCATTGTTGTACAGATGGATGGAATGGGAACATCTTTCCGTTCAAAATCTTTCGAAGAAATTATTTATAAGAATCTGAAGGATGCCGGACTGCCCGATCATATGGCATGGATAAAAGCTGCTGCACAGAAGTATTCTTATATGAATATAGATAAGGTAGGTATCTTTGGAGGTTCTGCCGGTGGACAAGAGTCGACAACTGCTACTCTTTTCTATCCCGAATTCTACAAAGCAGCTTATTCATCTTGCGGCTGCCACGATAACCGCATGGATAAAATATGGTGGAACGAACAATGGATGGGCTATCCTATTGGAAAGGAATACCAGGAATGTTCAAACGTGGAAAATGCACATTTACTGAAAACTCCGTTAATGCTGGTTGTTGGAGAAATGGACGACAATGTTGATCCGGCCTCAACGATGCAGGTTGTAAATGCTTTAATAAAAGCTAATAAGAACTTTGAGCTTGTAGTATTACCAGGAAGTAATCATACTCTTGGAGGAGAATATGGAGAACACAAACGCTATGATTTCTTTGTTAAAAACCTTATGGGGGTAAATCCTCCAGCATGGGATTCTATAAAAATGAAATAG
- a CDS encoding response regulator transcription factor produces MTNTILIIADNQPLTAFALRTWAKESELFNSIIESSDKQTLKESLNNLFDEDVLLIIDIELFDFSDKDELLAFFQTHNQLRKLFIGDHFNEEELSLIAEDMQSNIVLKNVELEELKIAISFSLKGRYYIQSELLNLLMRKNSTQVKTGYEEVHLTPTEKDIVSLIASGKTTKEVAVIRSLSYHTVVTHRKNIFRKLGISSIHALTIYAIKAGLIDPTEYYI; encoded by the coding sequence ATGACTAATACAATTCTTATCATTGCCGATAATCAGCCGCTTACAGCTTTTGCATTAAGAACCTGGGCTAAAGAAAGTGAACTGTTCAATTCTATTATTGAATCATCAGACAAACAAACATTAAAAGAATCTCTTAATAATTTGTTTGATGAAGATGTTCTGTTAATCATTGATATAGAACTTTTTGACTTCTCAGACAAGGACGAACTGCTTGCTTTCTTTCAGACTCACAATCAACTTCGTAAACTATTTATTGGTGATCATTTTAATGAAGAAGAGTTGTCTCTCATTGCAGAGGATATGCAGTCGAATATCGTTCTGAAAAATGTGGAACTGGAAGAGTTGAAAATAGCCATAAGCTTTTCTTTAAAAGGACGCTATTATATTCAGTCAGAGTTATTAAACCTATTGATGCGAAAGAACAGTACACAGGTGAAAACCGGTTATGAAGAAGTGCATCTCACACCCACGGAAAAGGACATTGTATCTTTAATAGCCAGCGGTAAAACAACAAAAGAAGTGGCTGTGATAAGAAGTCTGAGTTATCATACAGTAGTTACTCACCGGAAAAATATTTTCCGTAAACTGGGAATATCCAGTATTCATGCGCTGACAATCTATGCTATAAAAGCAGGATTGATTGATCCTACAGAATATTACATTTAA
- a CDS encoding serine acetyltransferase, whose translation MLSPTETILKNVDILSQHSTEEYKYIPRHDKPLPSIERLAEVMDLIKSILFPGFFGDSIANQKTLKYHIGMNMERLYTLLVEQIHNGICFNTKNAVGKDIKSKASELAITFIDKIPEIKRLLSTDVKSTFDGDPAAKSYGEVIFSYPTIKALINHRVAHELLLLGIPTIPRIISEQAHSETGIDIHPAATIGEYFSIDHGTGVVIGETCIIGNHVRLYQGVTLGAKSRNLEENGILKGAPRHPVLEDNVTIYSNSTILGHIIIGHNTVVGGNVWLTNSVPPYSSILQQKAVESSFIDGLGI comes from the coding sequence ATGCTAAGTCCTACCGAAACCATACTGAAGAATGTAGATATACTTTCTCAGCACTCAACAGAAGAGTATAAATATATACCCCGACATGATAAGCCGCTACCATCCATTGAGCGGTTGGCCGAGGTGATGGATTTGATTAAATCAATTCTTTTTCCGGGATTTTTTGGTGACTCTATTGCCAACCAGAAAACACTTAAGTATCATATTGGGATGAATATGGAAAGACTTTATACACTGTTGGTTGAGCAGATACACAATGGCATTTGTTTCAATACAAAAAATGCAGTGGGTAAAGATATAAAGTCAAAGGCTTCGGAACTGGCAATTACTTTTATAGATAAGATTCCCGAGATAAAAAGATTGCTTAGCACGGATGTGAAATCTACGTTCGACGGAGACCCTGCTGCAAAAAGCTATGGAGAGGTTATATTTTCCTATCCCACAATTAAAGCTTTAATCAATCATCGGGTAGCTCATGAACTTTTGTTGCTTGGAATTCCCACCATTCCACGCATTATTTCCGAGCAGGCGCATTCCGAAACCGGAATTGATATACATCCGGCAGCCACAATTGGCGAATATTTCAGTATTGATCACGGAACAGGTGTAGTAATAGGTGAGACCTGTATTATTGGTAATCATGTTAGGCTATATCAGGGAGTAACACTGGGCGCAAAGAGTCGTAATCTTGAAGAGAACGGAATTTTAAAAGGAGCTCCCCGTCATCCTGTTCTGGAAGATAATGTTACCATTTATTCCAACTCTACTATCCTGGGGCATATTATAATTGGACATAATACCGTTGTAGGTGGTAATGTTTGGTTGACAAACTCAGTGCCTCCTTATTCAAGTATTCTGCAACAAAAGGCTGTGGAAAGTTCTTTTATTGATGGATTAGGTATTTAA
- a CDS encoding MalY/PatB family protein, whose protein sequence is MKYNFDEVIDRRGTDALKLEALKPRWGRDDLLPLWVADMDFRTPPFIMNAIKERCENEILGYTSKPASYYQAIEKWLASRYDWKVSKELINFTSGIVVGLAHVLKCFTQPGDKVLIQSPVYHPFFLVTEHNYREVVRNPLVLENGQYKIDWENFKGAVNGCKLFILCNPHNPGGRVWTKEELATMAEICYDNGTMVISDEIHADLTLPGYTHTPFAKISEKARLNSIVFMSPSKAFNMPGLASSYCIIENNEVRKKFHTYLNASEFSEGHIFAFISVAAAYEHGTEWLNQLLDYIQGNIDYVDNYLKRNMPLIKAIRPQASYLIFLDCRELGLNQEELVDFFVDKAHLALNDGSMFGEEGTGFMRINAGCPRVILQKALTQLEEAYNKQF, encoded by the coding sequence ATGAAATATAACTTTGACGAGGTAATAGACCGCAGAGGTACTGATGCACTGAAGCTTGAAGCTTTGAAACCCAGATGGGGAAGAGATGATTTGTTGCCACTCTGGGTGGCCGATATGGATTTTCGCACTCCTCCTTTTATTATGAATGCAATAAAAGAGCGCTGCGAAAACGAAATTCTTGGCTATACCAGCAAACCGGCGTCTTATTACCAGGCTATAGAAAAATGGCTGGCCAGCAGGTATGACTGGAAAGTTTCTAAAGAATTGATAAACTTTACTTCGGGAATTGTAGTTGGACTTGCTCATGTTTTGAAATGTTTCACTCAGCCGGGTGATAAGGTGCTAATTCAAAGTCCGGTTTATCATCCGTTCTTTCTTGTTACTGAGCACAACTACCGCGAGGTGGTGCGCAATCCGCTGGTACTTGAAAACGGACAATACAAAATTGACTGGGAAAACTTCAAAGGAGCTGTAAATGGTTGCAAATTGTTCATTTTGTGTAATCCTCACAATCCGGGCGGAAGGGTTTGGACGAAAGAAGAGCTGGCTACCATGGCCGAGATCTGTTATGACAACGGTACGATGGTAATTTCGGATGAGATTCATGCCGACCTCACTTTGCCGGGGTATACTCACACACCTTTTGCCAAAATTTCTGAGAAAGCACGTCTCAACTCTATTGTGTTTATGTCGCCAAGCAAAGCATTTAATATGCCGGGATTGGCTAGTTCTTATTGCATCATTGAAAATAATGAGGTCAGAAAGAAATTCCACACGTATCTCAATGCCAGCGAATTTTCTGAAGGACATATATTTGCATTTATATCCGTGGCTGCTGCCTACGAACATGGTACAGAATGGTTGAACCAATTGCTTGATTACATTCAGGGAAATATCGACTATGTAGATAATTATCTGAAAAGAAATATGCCACTGATAAAAGCTATCCGCCCACAGGCATCTTACCTGATATTCCTTGATTGCCGGGAATTAGGACTGAATCAGGAAGAGCTTGTTGATTTCTTTGTTGATAAAGCACATCTGGCACTGAATGACGGATCAATGTTTGGAGAAGAAGGAACCGGATTTATGCGTATAAACGCCGGATGTCCACGGGTGATTCTGCAAAAGGCACTTACTCAGTTAGAAGAAGCCTATAATAAACAGTTTTAA
- a CDS encoding Fic family protein, with protein sequence MRKVYIWQRDEWPHFIWDDAALSYKLGRVRALQGKLVGKMSLLGFDLKNEAILNTLTSDIIKSSEIEGELLDNDQVRSSIAHHLGMDVSGLPEADRYIDGVVEVMLDATQNFTQPLTEERLFNWHAALFPTGRSGMFKITVGGWRQDEGGPMQVIFGAMGKEKVHYEAPDSKLIPNEMGLFFEWINTDQRIDPVLKAGIAHLWFVTIHPFDDGNGRTARTIADIFLARADEIPHRFYSMSAEIRKQRKQYYEILEKTQKGTLDITLWLEWFLDCLEAALLETEKSLSRVLEKTRFWEKYRLVSMNDRQVKMINLLWDGFDGKLNSSKWAKIAKCSSDTALRDIQDLMNKGVLQKSGEGGRSTSYELMGE encoded by the coding sequence ATGAGAAAGGTTTATATCTGGCAACGAGACGAATGGCCTCATTTTATATGGGATGACGCAGCTTTATCCTATAAACTGGGCCGAGTACGAGCTTTACAAGGAAAGCTTGTAGGTAAAATGAGCTTGCTTGGTTTTGATTTAAAGAACGAAGCAATATTAAATACTCTGACAAGTGATATAATTAAATCGTCCGAGATAGAAGGCGAATTATTAGACAATGATCAGGTACGTTCATCCATAGCCCACCATTTAGGAATGGATGTTTCAGGATTGCCCGAAGCAGATCGCTATATAGATGGAGTAGTGGAAGTTATGCTTGATGCTACGCAAAACTTTACGCAGCCGCTTACAGAAGAACGTCTTTTCAATTGGCATGCCGCATTATTCCCAACCGGACGAAGCGGTATGTTTAAAATTACAGTCGGCGGTTGGCGACAAGATGAAGGCGGCCCCATGCAAGTAATCTTTGGTGCGATGGGAAAAGAAAAGGTTCATTACGAAGCTCCCGATTCAAAACTGATCCCCAATGAAATGGGCCTATTTTTTGAATGGATAAATACAGATCAAAGAATTGATCCCGTTCTGAAAGCCGGAATTGCACATCTATGGTTTGTTACCATCCACCCCTTTGATGACGGTAACGGACGCACTGCCCGAACAATAGCCGATATATTTCTGGCTCGTGCTGATGAAATACCACACCGCTTCTATAGCATGTCTGCCGAAATACGTAAACAGCGAAAACAGTATTATGAAATACTGGAGAAAACCCAGAAAGGAACCCTGGACATAACCCTTTGGCTTGAATGGTTCCTCGATTGTCTGGAAGCTGCACTTCTTGAAACGGAAAAGTCATTAAGTAGGGTGTTAGAGAAAACCCGGTTTTGGGAGAAGTATCGCTTAGTAAGTATGAATGACCGTCAGGTTAAAATGATCAATCTCCTTTGGGATGGCTTTGATGGAAAACTCAATTCTTCCAAGTGGGCAAAGATTGCCAAATGCTCTTCTGATACTGCACTTCGGGATATTCAGGATTTAATGAATAAGGGTGTTTTGCAGAAGAGCGGTGAAGGGGGTAGGAGTACTTCTTATGAGTTGATGGGGGAATGA